The following coding sequences lie in one Methanothermobacter sp. MT-2 genomic window:
- a CDS encoding radical SAM domain protein: MIHPSIDRNQEAVGIFYFDPLPTNCVANWVCPRGTGAGYPKYAYSTRPEYGYKNLATFLGACSFDCLFCQNSSYKEMAIRGKPIFTAENLDDMIKVSLSSGGIIKFDLKA; the protein is encoded by the coding sequence ATGATACATCCCAGTATAGATAGAAACCAAGAAGCTGTTGGAATCTTCTATTTCGATCCTTTACCCACCAATTGCGTGGCTAATTGGGTATGCCCCAGAGGCACTGGGGCTGGTTACCCAAAATATGCATATTCAACAAGACCAGAATATGGTTACAAGAACCTTGCCACATTCCTTGGGGCTTGTTCATTCGATTGCCTATTCTGCCAAAACAGCTCATATAAGGAAATGGCCATCAGAGGAAAGCCTATATTCACTGCTGAAAATTTAGATGATATGATAAAGGTAAGCCTATCATCAGGTGGCATAATAAAATTCGATCTTAAAGCATGA
- a CDS encoding radical SAM domain protein translates to MKNMTNFLAELNPNIPYSLLAFQPQHMMRDLPLLTWEEAKECLEAAQEEGLERVRLGNTHLLK, encoded by the coding sequence GTGAAGAATATGACCAATTTTCTAGCTGAGCTCAATCCTAACATACCATATAGTTTACTCGCTTTTCAGCCTCAACACATGATGAGAGATCTCCCACTATTGACATGGGAAGAGGCAAAGGAGTGTCTAGAAGCGGCCCAAGAGGAGGGGTTAGAACGGGTGAGGTTAGGGAACACTCATCTGCTAAAATAG